The DNA window TGTGGAGCTTTTCTATCGGCTCCACTGCCTGGCGCCCTCCGCATCCATCTGTGAGGACATCATCTGTCAGGCTTTGCTACACAGAGACAAggtacaaaacacacacacaccattttatttctatttgtgACTGATGTGATCTTAACTCTGTGTCCGCTACTCTAGGTTTATCTTTGAGCTTTCCAAAAACCTAACAAAGCATAATACTCTCTTCAGGGAACTGGTATAATCAGCTTGTGATTTTGTATTACAACCTTGCAGGCGATATAACAGATGTCGCACACCATGTGCAGCAGGGTATAGCAACGAAGTGCAGTTTAGCAATCcatctaaaataaaacataaactcCACTTCCCTGACTATCTGTTCTTGGGCCTGTCTGACCAGTCTAAATAAGCTCCCTTCTGGACCATGTAGCCAGGCAACTCTGCTTTCCGTCACTGTGCAATAATcctgctgtctaatcagcatcttgatttGCCACACctatgaggtggatggattatctcggcaaatgAGAAGTGCTCTCTAACACAGattcagacagatttgtgaacaatatttgagaaaaataggccttttgtgtacatcgagaaagtcttagatctttgagttcagctcatgataaatgggggcaaaaacaaaagtgttgcgtttataattttgttcagtgtaaatatGATTTCTTATATTCTTTGTTTAATATTCAACCAAAAATATGACaggcttttaaaatgtgttattggtGCAAAACTTCAACCTAACATTTAAAAGGAATGCAAAATTCGGTCATTAAAGAATTATGCAAAAGTGACCCCCACATGAATGACATAATTAGTCATTTCTGTTGTGCATGACAGTGAAACACAAGCTTGATGGATTGCGGTTACAAAATAAGGTCCGCATCAAAGGCATGGTGTTTTTAATTATGCATCTTTGTGTCCCTCAGACCGTACGATTGGAAGCTCTACACAGGTTCTCATTGCTGTGGCACCTCACCAGGGAGATTCATTCAAACCGGACCATGTCTCTGAACCGCTCCTTTGACCGGTCAGTACAGCTAGGGTCAACACATCAGAAccattacaaataaaacattagtaGTTTATTCATAAAGTTAATTAATCATTGATTAGTCATTATTACCACGTTTGTAGTTTTAGTAATCTAGTAATTCCCTTGtacaaaacacttttttttttaataatgattgATAATTTCTTGAGATAAAAGATGGACTGGAtatctttctgtctttcactctccatctctcactcattctctctctctcttccatccatcttcccctctgtctccccttcatcctggtctctctgtctgtctcaggtCTCTGTGTGTAGTGATGGACTGTCTGAACAGCCCAGATGGCTCTGTGAGTGCTGCAGCCCAGTGCTGGCTGGTCAGGGCTCTCTCCCTGCAGGACGTGGTCCGAATCCTGGAGCCTGTTCTCCTTCTGCTCCTCCACCCCTCAACCCAGCGCTGCACCATCCAGACCGTCAAACAGAACCTCACCACAGGTtagcgtgcgcgtgtgtgtgtgcgtgcgtgcatgtgtttgttCTTTGGTAATTGTTGGCTGGGTTTAGAGAGGTTTGGTATGGTATGCTAACACACACGTTGTTCTCTGTAGGGAatctgaaaaatgtaaacagcAGAGGTCAAAGCACTGCAAAGTGTTCTGCGGACGCCATACAACCAGATGTGGGTACTCAGGGTCACATGATCCTGGTGGACCGGGAGGCCATGTGGGAGGAGCTAGAGCTAGAGCCAGAGACCATACCACTGGCCAACTCCACCGGGTTGTCTGGGAGCGACAGTGAAGCCACCGAGGGGGAAGACGAACCGGACGAAGAGGAGGACAGCGAACACACAGAGTCAGCAGACTCCAGCGGCGCCCAGATCTCCACAGAGAACTCCACCTCCGGCTCTGCCACTTTTGGTTGTAGCTTAGAGGATGGAGGCGTGGCAAACCTTCTCAGGAGGGTGGAGTCTGAACACACGCAAGTGTCGGATTCGCTCTcgagtgaggaagaggaggacctGGAGCTGGAAGCCATGGCTCGGTCACGTCTCCTCAAACAGGAACGCGAAAAGAGGGAAGCCATTGACTCCCTCTTCCGCCATGTTCTGCTGTACTCTGTGCCTGGGGGCGGGGCACATCTGCTTCACGGCTTGGCTCTCCTGGACAGCCTGCTGAGGAGCAGCGCCCAGCGGCCTCTGGTGGAagccctctcctccacctccctggaTACCAGCTCAGCCGCCCACCTCAACCTGGTCTCCAATCTGCTCCAGCGCCACCAGCAGGCCCAGGATGGAAGAGGCTTCTATGGCCGCCTGCTCTCGGCCTCCTCCTCACCCTCCGTCCCCCCGGCCCTGCTCATCGAGCTCCTGGTGTCCCTGTGCCTGAGGTTCCTCCGCTCCCACTTCCCGTCCTACCTCACCCTGGGCCCCAGGGAGCTGCAGTGGAACCGGGAGGTCCAGGTGAAGAGCGTGGGGGTTCTGACCCGGCTGGTGACGGAGCTGGGCGGCGTGGCGCGAGGCCAGGGCGAGGCCACGGTCCGACTCGAGGCCATCCGGAGGCTGCTGGCCAGTTGCAAGGTGCAGCAGTACAGCCTCCTCACCCTGTCGGCCTCCATGTATGTCAGCCAGAGAGGAGCGGACAAGGGCCCCGCCGCGGCGGACCTGGACCTGCTGGACGACCAGGGGGCGCTGTCCGAGGAGAGCCTGGTGAATGTGGGCGGCGGCGGGGGCCAGGAGCAGTATCCGTTGCAGATGGAGCTGCTCAAGCTCCTACAGGCCCTCATCGTCCTGGAGTACCACGTGTGGCCGGGGGGGGCGGGTTCGACCCTCCACCCCGACGAGCACTGCGAGGCCCCCCCGCTTTCGCCGGCCTCCTCGTCGCTGGCGCGGGAGTGGCAGACGGCCGTGCTATTCCAGCAGTCCATCAGGGCGGCGCAGTACGTCCAGACCCAGCCCATCACAGCCCAGGGGATGTTTGTTTCGGCCGCCGCCAGGGCCCTGCAGCCACAGTACGGCTACGCCATGCACCCCCACTGGGTGGCGCTGCTGTGCTCGTCCCTGCCCTACCTGGGGCGCTCGCTGGGCATCATCGTGGCGCCGCTCATCAGCCAGATCTGCCGGAACCTGGAGGAGCTGGTCAGGCAGTACGACCACGACGGGGCCAAGGCCACACAGGGCCTGGGCATCAGGAAGGAGAACATCGCTCCGGATTATCCTCTCACCCTCCTGGAGGGTCTGACCACACTGACTCACCACTGTCTGCTGGACAACAAGAAGGTGAGCACCGCCCACTTTGGCGAGGCGCGTCCCTACGCCAAGTTGAGCTCAGCGAAGGAAACGGTAGGTGTTCTGAacgtcctctgtctctccctgtcagtcCCTGGTGACCTGCGACCCCGGAGACGTGCGCAACGCCCGCAACGCGGTGATTGAGGAGCTCCCGTACATGTTCAGCAGCATGGCTCTGCTGTGGGGCGTGGTCAAGCGGGAGGAGTCCCAGAGCAGGGGGTTGGAGTACGCCCGCAACACCAGCCACGGCTCTACCTCCGTCTACTTCAAGAgctacaaggtgtgtgtgtgtgcgtgtgtgcgtgtgtgtgtgtgtttggcactAATGTAAAAGTGCTTTGGAATTGCATTTGTGTCACTCCCTGACGGCACCGCTCATTGTGTATGTTTTGTGAAGATCCTGAAGCAGCGTGTGTTGGACTTCCTGGCTCCTCTGACCGGCCAGTACGGAGTGCAGCTGATGGCCTCTGTGGGAGCCGTGTGGAGCAGCCGGAGGAACAAGAGGAGACACACCAAAAACAAGGCGAGCATCCTCAGTCGCACTGAGTCTTTTCACCGGCGGCTGCATGAGCGGGGGGTCAGCCATAAATCAGCGCCACACACTGGCATGAAGAAACCTCCGCCCGAATGTGAACTTCAAATCGCTGAGACGATGTTTCTTCCAAGTGTGCACGTGAAAGCAGAATAAGTGTTTTGATCAGTTTGAATGTAAAAATTGGCAACATAGAAGCTAGTTTCGGTGGAAAGGCTGTGGTAAAGATTTTATTCCATGATTCTTAGACTTATTTTGAGAAAAGCCAGAGGAAGTTGGTACCACACACCTTCTGTCTGACACGGTTTACATGAGAGTTGCCCCCACCCCCGctccttccccctcctccccctcatctTAATCCATCTCTTCATCGGCGTAGATCTTGCCTGTGGCCAGTGAGTCTCGTCTGATCATCGTGGATCTGGTGAAGTCCCTGGGCACGCTGCGCACAGACAGCATCCTACAGATGGTCAAAGAGGTGGTGAAGAAACCTCACCAGATCAAAGgagaccaggtacacacacacacacacacacacacacacgcacctgaaAACAGGATGGTTATGCTGCCAGTGGTCCTTTGAAGGTGGTCTAGTTTATTAATTCCGTCTCTCCTTCCTGTGTGACAGAAGTCAACCTTGGTAGACATCCCCATGCTCCAGTTCAGCTACGCTTACATCCAGAGGTAACAAACAACAATATCGACTCAGACATCCACACTGGCATttcaaaaaatctgaataataatgaaaatataattttgtcatttgatAGTCTTTTGGATGGAAGTGCGGGGAGAGTGTTCTGAAATAGCAGTGGTCTGGACTCACTTGTTGGCTTACACTGCCAAACCACCCTAGGCCCCAATTCGGGCCTTCATTTAACAAACATTCTCCGCCGTCTCTCTGTGTGCTAGTATTCCAGCTCAGGCGCTCCAGGAGAACGTGGCgcccctcctcgctcttctcaGAGAGTCAGTGCAGCTCAACCTGGCCCCCCCTGGACACTTCCTGCTGTTGGGGTCAGTCAGCAACTTCCTGTCCACCTGAAAGGAGCACTATAACGTTCACTATGTCCTTAATGAGTCATCAGTCATTAATCTCAGGGCATACTGATTCAAATACTACAAAACATTGTTCCTTATATGTGGTTTCCAACGTATGACATCATGCCTCATAGACATGCATTGGTTTGAGACTGTGTTAGAAGTAACTATATGTTATTGCACTTTAGTCTTCATTTTAACAATCAGGAGATTAGCTTATCAAGGGCGACTTACAGTTACTGCATTCATCTTACAATAGCTAGGTGGGGTAACCACGCCCAGTAGTAGTAAAATACTTCTTCAGTGAAGTCCGCAAAGTTACCGCTAGAATCGAGGAAATAAAGATAATCAGAACAAGGCATCAGTGAACATGTTGTCCCCTGCTTTTCATGTTTTATCCTAAGTTCTAAAACTGAAACGGGGAGGAGGGGTAGGGAGATGGGGGATGGTGGGGAaacagggaggggggaggaggggacgGGGGAGGTGGGGAAACGGGTAGGGATGGGGGATTACAATGTGTAACTATACTGTTGTTTTAATCTTTTTCTACTTCAGGATCCTCAATGACTTTGTAAACCGGCTCCCCAACATGGACAATAAGAAGGACACTAAAGACATGCAGGTAAGCACAGTAACGCTGCCCTTACTTCGCACCTTTCTCCTCCTCGCCATACACTAGGACGAAACCGCAAACGTCCACGCAGCCTGCACTAAATGTGTGGACCGAAAAGTGTGAGGTTATGTGAGCAAAAGGTGCATATTTAGATTGACCCAGTACAGTGTGAGATGCATGATGTTGATTGTTGCATTGATGTCGGTTATGGTTACCATGGTAATGTCACGTAGGAGGTGACCCAGAAGATTCTAGAGGCGGTAGGCGGGGTGGCGGGGTCTTCTCTGGAGCAGACCAGCTGGCTCAGCCGAAACCTGGAGGTCAAAAATCAGCCGCAAGTTTGTCCTGAGACAGAGGAGCCATCTGATGAGCTGGACCTGGACCTCTACGGTgaatagcacacacacacacacacacacacacctacctagAAACATCAATGGTAACGAGTAGGTGGACTCAAAGAATACACAAAACCCATCTCCTTTAGGACAGCAATACATACAGAAAAGCTCTCAAACATCTGGAGCTATCATATTCATTCATGAACTTTAAAATTGGGGAAAAGCTACTCCCCCTGCTGTCACGCCAGGCTGGTGGTGACCTTTGCAAGTTCCTGGATTTGATCCCGCAACATTTCGATTACTAGTCAGATGCTATTTTTAGGCCCTTTGTTGTGAACATCAGTTTTCTAGGTACTCAAACTCAGGGTCACGACTGTGGAAGAATTTGAAGAGAAACCACAAAGTACAGCTGAGTTCTTTATTACATGCATGGGAGGAAAAGTTGTTAAAGTAGTTCCTCAAGTTGGTAAAGAGGTTCCTCAAATCAAACCGTTCCCTATATAGCAAATGAATAAGTAAATAGAGAATTATAATATAAGATGAAAGCCTAATTCAATTAATTGGCTGACAAATTCCACTGCAGGACGTAATCATGTCAGAGTAAATTCCCCCAGACAACCCCAAATGGGGTGACCATACTTTAATggacttttttattttgttttacagaaaatatacattttcattattatattCATGAGACAATAACCTTTTTCCTTGTTGAGAAAAATGAACGttcaaatcataaaaaaaaaaaaaaaaaaattatatatatatatatatataattttttttatttatttttttttttttttttatttacagattAACTTTCAGAAAGTCATTGTAGGTTCAGATGGATAGTCTACATGTTTGCCTTTTTTGTTAAGGAAACATTGGCAAGGACAACTGGCAGATTTCAGAAATTAAGCTATACCGTTCAAAAGTCAAGCAATTTGACTTTAAACAATGTATGACTGTTGCTCTCAACAGAAAGTCGTCAGATATTCCTTGAGACGGCATCGGAAAGAAAATCAGCACTTGTGTCCTTATGCCTGATGattaaccctaattgctacTGGATGGCTAATGTGGCAGCCCCCCCATGCCGTCTCAGTTAAATTACCAACATTCGAACGTCAAGATAAAaattaacacttgaaatacattcTGGATATGACAATTCTAATGGGCTACTCggcacaaaaacatgttttgaaagTACATCCCTTCGAATTATCttacaaaacacatttgccTGTAGTTTAAAGCAACTTCAGTTATTGCCAggtaaatacaaatgacaaaatactcTGGGATCGCTTTACCGCCCAGTGCCCGTCTCTGACATGAATCACCTTTGCCATGGTTGATTAAGAACAGCCTGAGGACCCACCTCAACCAGCGGTCTCCTCGACTCCGCCACCTTCTGCTCAACTCTGTTCACCGGTACATTTGAGGGGACTGAGAGGCAAACCTTCACTGTAACCATGGAAACAGAGGACTTCCTCACCGCTGGCTGGTCTGGTGAGGGAGGACACTCGGCCTAATAAAGTGCCCCTTTTGTACTGTAACCATGGAAACCAGCTCAGTCCCCAGTCGTGGGTTTAGGAACCCTGCAGCTTCACTGGAGCATTTGACCCGGGATGTGGTCTGAAGGATGAGACAAGTCCTTCCTCCTTTCCTGAGGTTAAACCACAGTGCTGACACTCGAGAGGAAAGTTATACATATTCAGGAGTGACACTTACATCCctttcctcctttttctcctggAATTTCATCTGTTCTCTCCACTTCACTTAAATCATCTCCTCCCCTCGGTCCTCTGTTTCCTgggctttttcttttcttttctgtcaCATTTGCTGCTATTTTATTCTCATTTATTCTGCCTTTCTCTTTTGTCTCCTCTCGTTctgtcctcctcttctccaGACTCCGTGGCTCAGTCCAACACCATggtctcctcttcagctcctTCCGTGTACAGTGTACAAGCCCTGGCGCTGCTGGCGGAGGTAAGTGTGTCTGTGGGGTCGTGTGCAGACATGGTTTTCAGGAGGCGGCAGACAGCCTAGGCACTAGGAGGATATGATCAGCATCTGAAAGGCTGCCAGTTCGAATGCCTTATCCGCCAAATTCAACGACCTTAATGCAGACATTTAATGTGGCAGCCTCCTGGGCATTTCCCATTTTGAGGGGTTGGGTTGGAAGTCTAGATGGACCTTGTGTTGAATCTTTAATGTAATCGGACCACCCCCTGCAGGTTCTAGCCCCACTCCTGGACATGGTGTATCGCAGTGACGAGAAGGAGAAAGCCGTCCCGCTCATTTCTCGCCTCATGTACTACGTCTTCCCCTACCTGAAGAACCACAGTGCCTACAACATGCCCAGTTTTGGTGCAGGTGCCCAGCTCCTGAGCAGTCTGAGTGGGTACGCCTACACCAAGAGGGCCTGGAAGAAAGAGGCCTTCGAACTCTACATGGACCCCCTCTTCTTCACCATGGATGTGTCCTGTGCCCCCCAGTGAGAAAACATTTACCTACCCAACACACGTGCCCtaatgtgaaagtgtgtgtgtgtgtgtgtgtgtgcgtgtggcaATCTACATGCCAGGTCAACATTGACGACAATACTATGAGACACtagttgaaaagaaaaccaCTGTGTTTGACCTCGTTTGACCCTCTTTTTATCATCAGCTGGAGGTCAATCATTGACCACCTACTTACCCACGAGAAGACCATGTTCAAAGACCTCATGAGTAagtaggactgtgtgtgtgtgtgtgtgtgcacgcgtgtgcgTGCGCTCATTTGGCGTGTTTGGAAGAGAGCGGCGATGGGGTTATTTGTAAGTTTGTAAGTTAACAGTCGTATGAATTGCAGGCATGCAAAGCAGTTCTCTGAAGCTGTTCCCCAGTGCGGAGCAGAAGCCCATGTTACTGAAGCGTCAAGCCTTTGCCATGTTCAGTGGAGAACTAGACCAGTACCATCTTTACCTGCCCCTCATCCAAGGTGAGGGGGCTTTTTTCTCatttcttggtgtgtgtgtgtgactgaacaCATGGCTTTTTTTGCTATTGTTGGTGCATTTTTGTAGTATGTAGTATTATATTTATCCATTGATTTGTGAAGACTAAAGCTTATTAATGCTTTATGCACTTAGTTTTTGTGTTCGACCCCGTCCAATTCAGCTTTTTGTAAACAAATTTAATCAATTACCTTAaagcttcaaaacattgtttaatgttGATGTAATGCAGGCCGTTTTTTCTTAAGGCACAAACCCTtctagcaaaacatttctgttccaTTTAATACACACATTCATTTCCCTCTGACCCAGCCTGACTGCAATGTTTCTCCGGTCCTATCGGAATGCTTTTAGTGACCTGAGAGAAGGTTTGAGGTTGTTAACATCCTGGCTGTAACATCTTGTTAAGGTCATTTGTCAAACAGAAAGAGGTGTGTTACCCACTCAGGAGGAGGTTGTAaacccccccgccccacccccccacaccaccacccTTTCTTGAGTTGTCGTattcatgacccccccccccccccctatagTTCATTAAACAATAGGAAATGGGTTTGTGACtgcaattcacattttatttggccATTAGAAGATAATAAGCAGACTACTGGACACCCAAAACCAATTAGTGAAGGCACTGGaggcaaaataaaaaacttgAGAAACAGGAAGGTCAATATGTATCCTTCATTTGCACTATAATGTAATGCTGTAATCTCCTTCTGTTCTTTTCCCTCCCTTCTAACCTTCTTTTCCCTCCCCCCTAAcctccttttccctccctccttttcacTCCCCCGTAACCTCCTTTCTCCTTTAGAGCGGTTGACAGAGGCTCTGCGTGTGGGTCAGACACCCTCAGTTACTGCTCAGATTTTCCTGACGTTCCGTGTTCTGGTGCTCCGGATCTCCCCCCAGCACCTCACTTCCCTCTGGCCAATCATGGTCACAGAACTGGTGAGGAACAACCTCCACTCAGATGATGTCACTTCCTGCACAGTTTATTTCAAGACATGTAAAGCCAAATGCAAATCCACCTGACTGTAGACAGAATTCAGCATATTAAATAGGGCCAGGTGCTTCTTTGATATACAAAAGTGGCTGATAAGAAAATTCTTAATATAGAAATAATATCACACATAGCAAGTGTATTTAGACCCAGAATTAGACTTCgtttctttctcttccctctcaGATTCGCACATTTGTTCGTTTGGAGAAAGCCTTGTCAGAAGAGAAAGAGGTGTCAAAGTGAGTCAGTGATCAGTCTGTCTACCCGTCTAtacatgtctctctgtgttgtgCACGTTAGACCACAACGTTGATGTGTATACCTTTCTAATGGGATGTGGGAGTCTCTCGGATATCAGCCATGATTCACTGAGCTCTCTAATGACCTATACTAACCCTCTTTGATTCCCACTATCAGGTTGACTAAAGTCGTGCGTGGCACCATGGGAAGCGTGGCGCTGAATTTCCCCCAGTCAGAGATGGACATGTACCTGTCTGCCTGCAAGTTCCTGGACACGGCCTTGGCCTTCCCCCCAGAGAAGATACCCCTGTTTCAAATGTGAGCGCCTTGCCCTGCTTAATGTCCCTTTTACATCTACACTGGGATGCTTGGACTTAAATGACATAATCTCTGCTGTGCGTGTCTAGGTATCGCTGGGCCTTTGTTCCAGAGGTAGATATAAGTCGCTACAGTGGCCCAGAGAATGGCCTCCtcgaggaggagcaggagtgcAAACCCCATATTGTTAGAGTACTAGAAGCATTAAACCAACGCTATGGGGTAAGAGAACACAAGCACCTTCACTACGGAGCAAGAGACCACTCATACTTACATTTACCACGATGACAGCCTGAATCAATCATGCAGTCCCCCTGTCGCATATGAAGATGTCATGTTCTGTCATTCCAGGAGCTGAACGGGCTGAGTGAGGAGTCATCCACAGAGCGTCTGGAGTTCCCCCTCCTCACCCTTCGCTCGCTTTCGTCCATCACCCAGCTGGTTCCTTTCCTCCGTACCCTATGCTGTTCCTTTCAGGGAACGTCACCCGGCAGCCACATGGACCACCCTGTGGCAGAGTATCCCGCAGCAAGCACAGACCAAGTCCTGAGGAGACTGGAGCACATCACTGAGGAAGAGTTCCTGGACTCCATGGAGAATTAGATCTCCAGCAAAGTGCTATGGGGCCACAAGGCTGTACAGGCCGGGGACACTGAGGAACTGAAAATTGGAACCATATAAATGAAATGTGTAAACTGGGCAGAACCACTAAAAGCGATGTTGTATTGTAAGCGTGTGCCAGGAAAACGGCAATCTTAtagaatgtattttctgttgaattgtTCACCATACCTCGGTGAGTCTTAACATGCCATGTCTGTAGAGGATATTCTAAATTTGAGAAACTCTAAAATAATCTACAATGTACAGACTTACTTAAGCTAGAACGGAATGGTAGCTTTTGGCCTGTCGGAGTACAAGGCTGAATGCGTTGACGTGAAGGTAGGCTTGGCCAAATCATGTTGCACCAATGATGATGCAGATATTGAGAAGAGCAAGATGCCAGAGTTTGCTCTCCTACAGTCACACGTTTTGCACAAGTGCACAGGTTCCTGTCAAGCTGTTTCCGTGTGGTAGccacagaaacaaaacagaggAGGAGTGCTGCGTAGCAGTTCAACACTCTTAGTTGTTGCTGACAGACCCACAATGCTCTTCAATTTCTACATTATCAATATTTTGCTCAGTCAACCTTTAAACAAAGAGTAGCAATAAAGGGACAATAGTAAACACTAGTAAAGTGACAGTAGTTCTGACTAGGGACTCTTTTCCATCACTCTAGAAAGTTATGCATAAACCTACTCCTCCATATTGGCATATTCTGTCTATCTTTCTATCTGAATATAATTAATTCGAATGAGACAGGAGTAGGTGAGGATACTTGCTGGTCAGTGATTACAGGACCTTTAATGCTCTTAATAGAGGATGgttattttcttttatgtttAAAAGGCTCGACATCATGATGTCACAGTTTTATTTGTTGGTAAATTATTGAATGTGATCTATGTAAACAGCAAAACCTCTATCCTATGTAAGTGAAATAACATGGCTTTcattttggtattttatttaagggaAATCTTTGACTTTTGTCTGTTTTAGTCACAGTTTTAATCTTCACGTGTGAATGCTTAACTAAATAATGTGAAGATCTGGTCTTCTGAAAAGGATTATTTGTTAATATCAGAATTAATATATCTGTAAATAAAAACCAACTTTTAAGAATGATTCAGTAAATGGAGCTCAACTTAAATTGTACGTTTGCTTAATAGAGTCTTAGAGACCGAAACCTCAAGGTCAATAACATGAACATTGCAGGTGATAACTGTTCTGGAGAAGCAGATGTTTATGTGCTCTGTGATGACGCCAGCATGtctctttttaataaatatcAATTGGTTCATGAATAAACAGATACATTATGTTATtcttctgttttatttataacTGAGATGAGAAATTGTTTGATGTGAAGTTGTAAATTCCAGTTGGGTCTGTGAACATCGTGGCCATCCATTCTCCTACATTTTACAAGATTGATATTTCCATTTTCTGTTTATTCAGGTTGTGGACAAATTGATAGAAACAGGGTCTGTGTACTTATCAATCTAATAAACTTGCTGAAATTAAACCGTAGAATATGACTTTCAATGTTTAAACTGAATAAGAAATTGGTTTGTTTAGATATTGTCCACTCTCCATTTGAAATATTACTGTAGCTTGCAAAATTGGGATTTTGAaagtccatccatcttcttctgcttatccggggccgggtcgcgggggcagctgtctaagcagagatgcccagatttccctctccccagacacttcctccagctcttccagggggacaccgaggcgttcccaggccagccgggagacatagtccctccagcgtgttctAGGttttccccagggtctcctcccggtgggacgggcctggaaggaggcatccggaacagatgcccaagccacctcagctgacccctctcgatgtggaggagcagcggctctactctcatttcagccgcctgtatccgggatcttgtccgttcggtcatgacccaaagctcatgaccttaggtgagagtaggaacgtagattgaccggtaaatcgagagcttcgccttgcggctcagctctttcttcaccacgacagacatcgaccgcattactgcagaagctgcaccgatccgtttgtcaatctcccgttccatccttccctcactcgtgaacaagacccctagatacttaaactcctccacttgaagcaagaactctccaccaacctgaagtgggcaagccacccttttccggctgaggaccatggcctcggatttggaggtactgattttcatcccaactgcttcacactcggctgcaaaccgtgctagtgcatgctgaaggtcctggtttgaaggggccaacacgacaacatcatccgcaaagagcagagacggaattgtgtggtccccaaacctgacaccctccggcccctggctgcacctagatattctgtccataaaaattacgaacagaaccggcgacaaagggcagcccggCCAGAGTctaacatgcactgggaacaagtctgacttactgccggcaatgcggatcaagctcctgcttcggtcatacagggacctgacagc is part of the Esox lucius isolate fEsoLuc1 chromosome 16, fEsoLuc1.pri, whole genome shotgun sequence genome and encodes:
- the dop1b gene encoding protein dopey-2, with amino-acid sequence MDPEEQELQNDYRYRSYAAVIEKALRNFESSSEWADLISSLGKLNKALQSNLRYSLLPKRLIIGKRLAQCLHPALPSGVHLKALETYEIIFKIIGTKWLAKDLFIYSSGLFPLLGHAAMAVKPALLTLYERYYLPLQRALLPSLQAFITGLLPGLEEGADVYDRTDALLLRLSVLVGQQVFYGALWGSVLVSPVVRLPASLFVVTHFDRLAPPRRQTHMLGYDNRLLVKALCLSLHDSNVLVQRNVLEILLYFFPLATCLDPTESSIPMTRQDTVTVVSAACLTLLRRDMSLNRRLYAWLLGTDIKGGMVAADPDQSISMEEHTAYYFNTYSRQLLVQALINILKQKDVEADPESVIYYLRPFRLIISLLDKPEIGPLVVGSVLLEAVRAFYSYCREMLGEGTIVRTGLSGNQLVSKIKENKNASEIIKTVNMLVSSMNSEFLWDYMTGHFCTCFSNPTDPPPDQSTCPAPSVTEISTLIIFLLDVIPLELHADIQSQFLPQMLGRMLQAIRADVISLEPSELTQGLRACFKVLSKIQMPVAYMDAEARTQEVEALAQEESFEHVQIQDVEKERNEEKEKDEERDQFNGDHDKAEPEEEPELNGAERDTGPGEGEEAFLPLRSEDSGLGISASPSEQQLLPGVAVSAGGEAWIVKEGVWRKGGVVETMTQCLLDILTFVSTRYLLVQVEEVRGTEEVVQPHPTAPLPDQKSSLPEGLHIKGKPSSSPGAPISDPPVQGLPAERKKGRRGPGRGVDWGAGYMPRGRSEISEECRQAFMALCHLLLECTTFPLYLSEEESQGLYSHMFNHTGSDVDSLPMWLRSLMTLCCLSRDYQVQHTAVSSLLELINHSQSLALVIQDKTRRYQSSGANPLSGQLQMVTVPLIYPGLLNVIEQCTDFYQRVAQVLWAQLDVERREQHTSCVELFYRLHCLAPSASICEDIICQALLHRDKTVRLEALHRFSLLWHLTREIHSNRTMSLNRSFDRSLCVVMDCLNSPDGSVSAAAQCWLVRALSLQDVVRILEPVLLLLLHPSTQRCTIQTVKQNLTTGNLKNVNSRGQSTAKCSADAIQPDVGTQGHMILVDREAMWEELELEPETIPLANSTGLSGSDSEATEGEDEPDEEEDSEHTESADSSGAQISTENSTSGSATFGCSLEDGGVANLLRRVESEHTQVSDSLSSEEEEDLELEAMARSRLLKQEREKREAIDSLFRHVLLYSVPGGGAHLLHGLALLDSLLRSSAQRPLVEALSSTSLDTSSAAHLNLVSNLLQRHQQAQDGRGFYGRLLSASSSPSVPPALLIELLVSLCLRFLRSHFPSYLTLGPRELQWNREVQVKSVGVLTRLVTELGGVARGQGEATVRLEAIRRLLASCKVQQYSLLTLSASMYVSQRGADKGPAAADLDLLDDQGALSEESLVNVGGGGGQEQYPLQMELLKLLQALIVLEYHVWPGGAGSTLHPDEHCEAPPLSPASSSLAREWQTAVLFQQSIRAAQYVQTQPITAQGMFVSAAARALQPQYGYAMHPHWVALLCSSLPYLGRSLGIIVAPLISQICRNLEELVRQYDHDGAKATQGLGIRKENIAPDYPLTLLEGLTTLTHHCLLDNKKSLVTCDPGDVRNARNAVIEELPYMFSSMALLWGVVKREESQSRGLEYARNTSHGSTSVYFKSYKILKQRVLDFLAPLTGQYGVQLMASVGAVWSSRRNKRRHTKNKILPVASESRLIIVDLVKSLGTLRTDSILQMVKEVVKKPHQIKGDQKSTLVDIPMLQFSYAYIQSIPAQALQENVAPLLALLRESVQLNLAPPGHFLLLGILNDFVNRLPNMDNKKDTKDMQEVTQKILEAVGGVAGSSLEQTSWLSRNLEVKNQPQVCPETEEPSDELDLDLYDSVAQSNTMVSSSAPSVYSVQALALLAEVLAPLLDMVYRSDEKEKAVPLISRLMYYVFPYLKNHSAYNMPSFGAGAQLLSSLSGYAYTKRAWKKEAFELYMDPLFFTMDVSCAPHWRSIIDHLLTHEKTMFKDLMSMQSSSLKLFPSAEQKPMLLKRQAFAMFSGELDQYHLYLPLIQERLTEALRVGQTPSVTAQIFLTFRVLVLRISPQHLTSLWPIMVTELIRTFVRLEKALSEEKEVSKLTKVVRGTMGSVALNFPQSEMDMYLSACKFLDTALAFPPEKIPLFQMYRWAFVPEVDISRYSGPENGLLEEEQECKPHIVRVLEALNQRYGELNGLSEESSTERLEFPLLTLRSLSSITQLVPFLRTLCCSFQGTSPGSHMDHPVAEYPAASTDQVLRRLEHITEEEFLDSMEN